From one Electrophorus electricus isolate fEleEle1 chromosome 20, fEleEle1.pri, whole genome shotgun sequence genomic stretch:
- the adnpa gene encoding activity-dependent neuroprotector homeobox a — MFQLPVNNLTRLRKARKKVKRLLSDIGLDYCKEHVEDYKEFGPDEFYTKHFYLDVCLWDPSWTKSQDYRTKQFCCSDCPFASKYFSAYKNHFRNVHREDFENRILLNCSYCMYSGNKRTLETHVRLFHMPHNVVRQGIASPHGAPVGVRDGIRIEKPMLNDRKELPVYYCKKCTYRDRLYNVVRRHIYREHFQHVATPYVAKNSEKQENSDAAPVNSHGIHCKSCLFVPRSYEALVQHVIEFHERIGHQVTAMIGHTNVIVARSQANIIQRGATITPGIPSPMAQPVNRFNMPKVMGLPVGNHFKQGVTGNCISGQPVRITLPDKALMSGSGSQSHTGKHLGGFGVTASHGNASFSPSMKSLPLSSVHTATATLTSLQAKKASANALNTSQTQKWKICTICNELFPENSYSAHFEKEHQAEKVRAMAKYIMKIHNFTSKCLYCNRYLPSDSLLNHMLVHGLTCPQCHSTFYEVEKIVSHKRQAHPNEPGDPPTGSPLTFDLTLQQGSPKNVQLIVTTYNMKETPESSSTSAQPPNSAVARPTTMPGKVLEKNIESQMRNASQNALPQKKEVGKTLCPLCFTILKGPISDALAHHLRDRHQVLQTLHPVEKKLTYKCIHCLGVYTSNMTASTITLHLVHCRGVGQSPKGHCSKSISTSLHSAGTGALKRELVAPDASDPKRRKMVDQSRYYPTVFVEKPEEPVVLVLDPKGHADESYEERKAFLTAYFNQRPYPSQREVEKLAASLWLWKSDVSSHFANRRRSCERDFVTRKPVVLLGFNMQAVNKFKHDMNFDPEWLFIVNNEEKSGISRTSKMKLKAPVGFSAEEDTKALQFRSMRQALNTGYSSQSNCAFKPSPGTSSDPIAIDSDSESDQDVVFIDNMKHKTQQAATFRPSVVQTKGTMLRESFLYEQGGSARAAAKSLDVSVCGSSPEEATWSGSMSPDESHYRPAGRFEEKGKEVGLLGR; from the exons ATGTTTCAGCTTCCTGTGAACAACCTTACCCGGCTAAGAAAAGCTAGGAAAAAGGTTAAGAGGCTGTTAAGTGACATCGGCCTGGACTACTGCAAGGAACATGTAGAG GATTACAAAGAGTTTGGCCCTGATGAGTtctatacaaaacatttttacctTGATGTATGTTTATGGGATCCATCCTGGACAAAGTCACAG GACTACAGAACAAAGCAGTTTTGCTGCTCCGACTGCCCCTTTGCCTCCAAGTACTTCTCAGCGTACAAGAACCACTTTCGCAATGTACACAGAGAGGATTTTGAGAATCGCATCCTGCTCAACTGTTCCTATTGTATGTATAGTGGGAACAAGAGGACATTGGAGACCCATGTCAGGCTCTTCCACATGCCACACAACGTGGTGCGACAGGGCATCGCTAGCCCTCACGGAGCCCCGGTGGGTGTTCGAGATGGTATACGCATAGAAAAGCCTATGCTGAATGACAGGAAAGAGCTGCCAGTATACTACTGCAAGAAGTGCACCTATCGGGACAGACTGTACAACGTAGTGCGCAGGCATATCTACAGGGAACACTTCCAGCATGTGGCCACACCTTATGTAGCTAAAAACTCAGAGAAGCAGGAAAACAGTGATGCAGCCCCGGTCAATAGTCATGGCATCCACTGTAAGAGCTGTCTCTTTGTCCCGCGCTCATATGAGGCACTTGTGCAACATGTCATTGAGTTCCATGAACGTATTGGCCATCAAGTGACTGCCATGATTGGCCACACCAATGTTATAGTTGCCAGATCACAAGCCAACATAATTCAGAGGGGTGCCACAATCACCCCTGGCATACCTTCTCCCATGGCTCAACCAGTGAACCGCTTTAACATGCCCAAAGTGATGGGGTTGCCTGTGGGGAACCATTTTAAGCAGGGTGTCACAGGAAACTGTATATCTGGCCAGCCAGTACGCATTACACTACCTGACAAAGCTCTGATGTCTGGCTCTGGCTCCCAGTCACATACAGGAAAACACCTGGGTGGCTTTGGTGTGACAGCTTCTCATGGTAatgcctctttctctccatcaatGAAGTCCCTACCTCTCTCTTCAGTGCATACTGCTACTGCCACGTTGACCTCACTGCAGGCTAAGAAGGCTTCAGCCAATGCCCTGAACACCTCACAAACGCAGAAGTGGAAGATTTGCACCATCTGCAATGAACTGTTCCCTGAAAATTCATATAGTGCTCACTTTGAAAAGGAACACCAGGCAGAAAAGGTGCGCGCTATGGCAAAGTACATAATGAAGATCCACAATTTCACAAGCAAGTGTCTGTATTGTAACCGCTACCTGCCGAGTGACTCCCTTCTAAACCACATGCTGGTACATGGACTGACTTGTCCACAGTGTCATTCCACATTTTATGAGGTTGAAAAAATTGTATCACACAAGCGACAAGCCCACCCAAATGAGCCAGGGGACCCACCCACTGGCTCCCCACTGACCTTTGATCTCACGCTTCAGCAAGGTAGTCCTAAGAATGTGCAGCTTATAGTTACCACCTATAACATGAAAGAAACACCTGAGTCATCATCCACATCTGCACAGCCACCCAACAGTGCAGTAGCCAGGCCTACAACAATGCCAGGAAAAGTGctggaaaaaaacattgaatCTCAGATGAGGAATGCATCCCAGAATGCACTACCTCAGAAGAAGGAAGTAGGAAAGACCCTTTGCCCACTCTGCTTCACCATCCTTAAGGGCCCCATCTCCGACGCGTTGGCACATCACCTCAGAGACCGGCACCAGGTCCTTCAGACTCTGCACCCAGTGGAGAAAAAGCTCACCTACAAGTGCATCCACTGTCTGGGTGTGTACACCAGTAACATGACTGCTTCCACGATCACACTTCACCTGGTGCACTGCCGAGGGGTGGGGCAATCTCCTAAGGGTCACTGCAGTAAGTCCATCTCGACTTCACTGCATTCAGCAGGAACGGGCGCTCTCAAGCGAGAGCTGGTAGCCCCAGATGCATCTGACCCTAAGAGAAGGAAGATGGTAGACCAAAGCAGATATTATCCCACAGTGTTTGTGGAGAAGCCAGAAGAGCCTGTTGTCCTTGTCTTGGACCCCAAAGGCCATGCTGACGAGTCTTATGAGGAGAGGAAGGCTTTCCTCACAGCCTATTTCAACCAGCGCCCCTATCCGTCGCAACGGGAGGTAGAGAAACTTGCTGCAAGCCTCTGGCTGTGGAAGTCCGATGTCTCGAGTCATTTTGCCAACCGGCGGCGGTCATGTGAACGGGATTTTGTTACTCGCAAACCAGTAGTGTTACTAGGCTTTAACATGCAAGCAGTGAACAAGTTCAAGCATGACATGAACTTTGACCCGGAGTGGCTGTTCATTGTCAACAATGAGGAGAAAAGTGGAATCTCAAGAACCTCAAAAATGAAGCTGAAGGCTCCTGTTGGTTTTTCTGCTGAGGAGGACACCAAAGCTCTCCAATTTAGGAGCATGAGACAGGCTCTAAACACTGGATATAGTAGTCAAAGCAACTGTGCCTTCAAACCAAGCCCTGGGACTTCTTCGGATCCCATTGCTATTGATTCCGATAGTGAATCGGACCAGGATGTGGTGTTCATCGataacatgaaacacaaaactCAACAAGCAGCTACATTTCGGCCTTCAGTGGTTCAGACAAAAGGGACCATGCTAAGGGAGAGCTTCCTGTATGAGCAGGGTGGGAGCGCCAGAGCAGCAGCAAAGAGTCTGGATGTGTCTGTATGTGGCTCCAGTCCTGAAGAAGCAACATGGTCAGGCAGCATGTCCCCTGACGAGAGCCACTACAGACCAGCTGGACGGTTTgaggagaaagggaaagaggtGGGGTTGCTGGGTAGATGA